Proteins encoded by one window of Deinococcus yavapaiensis KR-236:
- a CDS encoding N,N-dimethylformamidase beta subunit family domain-containing protein — MLNVRLSLATALVLSTGVAQEADIVDGYVDKLSVQAGDVQNVMINARVPFSGFVHITSVDGSSIRSVKAKLGPQYASKNAPAVNGYGYKVSYSYSIPNSLASGVYFWNDQVPFIVRSIAAKDVVVVVDTNTINAYSCSGGNSLYDRICGDNISAGVVSFMRPLDFKSSLIYPFLKWMKIHETEIGSVSYIADSDLDEYERIRSAKLLVIAGHSEYWSRQARINFDKFVSAGGNAAVFSGNNMWWPVRYGKDNTLICYKTLTDPEANPLNKTNLYWVSGALGLPTILSVGAEYQRGGMVDSKKSFGGYKALATKSAFYNGIDIKDGDLIPFDVGTKSMTGKDYNGLPEFDGTVVSGTSVDGSPIINNDILKFYRIASFGYNKTLWGGKDTYTIILAMQRNINSGIVFNAATNYWGSQLVNGKTSNLTFSKLTLNIIQFLKSNSVFDSIFK, encoded by the coding sequence ATGTTAAATGTACGGTTGAGCTTGGCGACGGCGTTAGTGCTCAGCACAGGAGTGGCACAAGAGGCTGATATTGTCGACGGATACGTAGACAAGCTTTCCGTTCAAGCTGGAGACGTGCAAAATGTAATGATAAATGCCCGAGTTCCATTTTCTGGATTCGTACATATAACAAGCGTTGATGGGTCGAGCATCCGAAGCGTCAAGGCAAAACTTGGCCCACAATATGCTTCAAAAAACGCGCCAGCTGTAAATGGCTACGGTTATAAAGTGAGCTATAGTTATAGTATTCCAAATTCTCTTGCCTCAGGAGTCTATTTTTGGAATGATCAAGTTCCATTCATAGTTAGGTCAATCGCGGCTAAAGACGTAGTGGTTGTCGTCGATACAAATACAATAAACGCCTACTCTTGCTCTGGAGGAAATAGTTTATATGATCGTATTTGTGGAGATAATATATCGGCTGGTGTTGTATCCTTTATGCGGCCCCTTGATTTTAAAAGTTCTTTAATTTATCCGTTTTTAAAATGGATGAAGATTCATGAAACTGAAATTGGATCTGTATCTTATATTGCCGATTCTGACTTAGACGAATATGAAAGAATTCGGTCAGCAAAGCTTTTAGTAATAGCTGGTCATAGTGAGTACTGGAGCAGACAGGCTAGAATCAACTTTGATAAATTTGTTAGCGCTGGCGGAAATGCTGCAGTATTTTCTGGTAATAATATGTGGTGGCCTGTGAGATATGGCAAGGATAATACTTTGATATGCTACAAGACCCTAACTGATCCTGAAGCTAATCCGTTGAACAAAACAAATTTATATTGGGTTTCTGGGGCCTTGGGGCTACCGACGATTTTGTCGGTAGGAGCCGAGTATCAGCGCGGCGGAATGGTTGACAGCAAGAAAAGCTTCGGGGGCTATAAGGCCTTGGCAACCAAATCGGCGTTCTACAATGGAATCGATATAAAGGATGGAGATCTAATACCATTTGATGTTGGTACAAAATCAATGACTGGGAAAGACTACAACGGCTTGCCGGAGTTTGACGGAACCGTGGTGTCTGGCACTTCTGTGGATGGATCACCCATAATAAACAACGATATATTAAAGTTTTACAGAATTGCCTCATTTGGATACAATAAAACACTATGGGGTGGAAAAGATACTTACACTATTATTCTTGCTATGCAAAGAAATATTAATTCTGGTATTGTGTTCAATGCTGCCACAAACTATTGGGGCAGTCAATTAGTGAATGGCAAAACATCTAATCTTACTTTTTCGAAGCTTACACTTAATATAATCCAATTTCTAAAATCCAATTCCGTATTTGACAGCATATTTAAGTAG